In Diorhabda carinulata isolate Delta chromosome 6, icDioCari1.1, whole genome shotgun sequence, a single genomic region encodes these proteins:
- the LOC130894764 gene encoding peritrophin-1-like produces the protein MDYLIGLCIVLMAGANVLAIECPLPGDSITFYPDYTNCSRYIECYKGEASLMSCPDGLWWNQKYLTCDYPKDVDCKTDPTATTPSTHSTSEGTTSSGWTPDHQCPYPTDQITYDYDPFDCQKYYECDHGNRYSMTCPDGYLWNHINNYCDFPENVDCSRTITTPKPICDEQDGTFYANTTDCTKYIECVNGEAKDLTCPDDTWWDEIRLTCDYPEYVDCKAEKN, from the exons ATGGATT atttgATCGGATTATGTATCGTCCTAATGGCAGGTG CTAACGTACTTGCTATAGAGTGTCCTCTACCGGGCGATTCAATAACATTTTATCCTGATTACACAAATTGCTCCAGATACATCGAGTGTTACAAAGGAGAGGCTAGTTTAATGTCATGTCCTGACGGTTTATGGTGGAATCAAAAATACTTAACTTGCGATTATCCAAAGGACGTAGATTGCA aaactGATCCTACAGCTACGACACCGT ctACTCACAGTACTTCCGAAGGAACTACCTCTTCAG gATGGACACCGGATCATCAATGTCCGTATCCAACGGATCAAATAACCTACGATTACGATCCGTTCgattgtcaaaaatattatgaatgcGATCACGGAAACAGATACTCGATGACTTGTCCCGACGGTTACCTTTGGAATCACATCAACAATTATTGCGATTTTCCCGAAAACGTCGATTGCT CGCGTACAATTACGACTCCAA aaccGATTTGCGACGAACAAGACGGAACTTTTTACGCTAACACGACCGATTGTACGAAGTACATCGAATGCGTTAACGGAGAAGCTAAGGATTTGACGTGTCCTGACGATACGTGGTGGGACGAAATTAGATTAACCTGCGATTATCCTGAATACGTCGATTGTaaagctgaaaaaaattaa
- the LOC130894761 gene encoding probable valine--tRNA ligase, cytoplasmic isoform X2, giving the protein MYNMITLRIKKIQNNIWYSSYAKTKTLDQAYVPHKVECSSKTNYFKPPVKNVKPFSLVLPPPNITGTLHLGHALTATIQDVLIRWKQMQGVKTSWIPGMDHAGIATQIILEKLLWKENQQTRQEIGRDLFLEKVNNWKNEKSSVIRKQLERMGVLLDWDKEIFTLDQQRSKAVQEAFIRLFDLGLIYRADALVNWSCILKSAISDIEVEQLSINGLTKISIPGYENPVEFGIITKFAYLIDGTDEEIVVATTRMETMLGDVAVAVHPEDSRYSNYIGKRLKHPFRNDMIPVIADTFVDRDYGTGTEEHPMSIPICSRTKDVIEYLIRPQWFVDCKSMAAEAVRTVKEGRLSIEPKSLEKTWFAWLENIRDWCISRQLWWGHRVPAYSCSSIKTGTTVWVAAGNEQTAITKGAAQLGVDTSDIRVKRDEDVLDTWFSSGLLPFASLGWPDKTIDFEKFYPLSLMETGHDILFFWVARMVMLGIQLTDRLPFDKIFLHGIICDFYGRKMSKSLGNVVAPEDVIDGISLEEMEEATKRNYNIGILSKEEFERSIQGQRKMFPRGIPECGSDALRFTLLSHNVKNTFINFDVNECYTNKLFCNKIWQATKFTKTWYDKRQELLLSNGYDRLEIMDKWILSKLTRMVDKVIGGMENYDFYICTNALKKFLYFEFCDIYLETTKRGLRCSESSSKAPGHVRTLLTCLDVALRALGPFMPYLTEHLHSRLPQLPGEEKIFCFPQKLNYLDDNLEKNVEDILEIVAAIRRLKKIFNVSVKTQPKLLISTSSLCITNNSTVIQDLTGFNDIEVSNEVKDDFSKNCLKDKIGETKIYLEMSEEIRKTLQFDLDKMEKKKKKLEKELEKIKKMVSGSTYKMNVGLEKREIHSKKIILLEEQLTRLDYMKNVIK; this is encoded by the exons atgtataatatgATAACGTTacgaattaaaaaaatccaaaataacatTTGGTATTCTTCGTACGCCAAAACCAAGACTTTAGACCAAGCTTACGTACCACACAAAGTAGAATGTTCGTCTAAAACGAATTATTTTAAGCCTCCTGTTAAAAATGTGAAACCTTTTAGTTTAGTTCTACCACCTCCAAATATAACTGGAACTTTACATTTAGGACACGCACTTACCGCTACAATACAGGACGTTCTAATAAGAtg GAAACAAATGCAAGGTGTAAAAACATCTTGGATACCGGGTATGGATCACGCCGGTATAGCTACACAAATTATTCtcgaaaaattattatggaagGAAAATCAACAAACACGACAAGAAATTGGTAGagatttatttttggaaaaagtgAATAATTGGAAGAATGAAAAAAGCTCCGTTATTA GAAAACAACTTGAACGTATGGGAGTTTTACTTGATTGggataaagaaatttttacatTAGACCAACAGAGATCGAAAGCAGTACAAGAAGCTTTTATAAGATTATTTGATCTTGGGCTTATATATAG aGCAGATGCTCTGGTAAATTGGTCTTGTATATTAAAATCTGCTATATCTGATATAGAAGTGGAACAACTCTCCATTAATGGATTAACTAAAATTTCCATTCCTGGATACGAAAATCCAGTAGAATTTggtattattacaaaatttgcttatttaATAGATGGTACAG acgAAGAAATAGTTGTAGCAACAACTCGTATGGAAACTATGTTAGGTGATGTCGCCGTGGCTGTCCATCCAGAAGATTCTAGATATTCTAATTATATAGGGAAGCGGTTAAAGCATCCATTTAGGAATGATATGATTCCTGTGATTGCTGATACTTTCGTAGATCGAGATTATGGAACAG GTACGGAGGAACATCCGATGTCGATTCCGATTTGCAG tcGTACCAAAGACGTAATCGAATATCTAATACGTCCGCAATGGTTCGTCGATTGTAAATCGATGGCAGCTGAAGCCGTACGTACAGTTAAAGAAGGTCGTTTATCAATCGAACCCAAATCTTTAGAAAAAACTTGGTTCGCTTGGTTAGAAAACATACG agaTTGGTGTATATCGAGACAATTATGGTGGGGACATCGAGTACCGGCTTATTCGTGTTCGAGCATCAAAACCGGAACGACCGTATGGGTAGCTGCTGGAAACGAACAAACGGCTATTACGAAAGGTGCTGCACAACTAGGAGTCGATACGTCCGATATCCGAGTTAAAAGAGACGAAGATGTTTTGGATACTTGGTTTTCTTCTGGACTCCTTCCATTCGCTTCATTAGGTTGGCCGGATAAG acgatcgattttgaaaaattctatcCGTTATCTTTGATGGAAACCGGTCACGACATTTTGTTTTTCTGGGTGGCGCGAATGGTTATGCTGGGAATTCAACTTACCGATCGATTACctttcgataaaatttttcttcacgGTATCATTTGCGACTTTTACGGTAGAAAGATGTCGAAAAGTTTGGGAAACGTCGTAGCGCCCGAAGATGTGATAGACGGAATTAGCCTCGAG GAAATGGAAGAAGCGACTAAAAGAAATTACAACATCGGAATTTTATCGAAAGAGGAATTCGAACGATCAATTCAAGgtcaaagaaaaatgtttccGCGAGGAATTCCCGAATGCGGTTCGGACGCGTTAAGATTCACTCTATTATCTCATAACGTGAAAA ATACGTTTATAAATTTCGACGTGAACGAATGTTATAcgaataaattgttttgtaataaaatttggCAGGCGACTAAATTTACCAAAACTTGGTACGATAAACGACAAGAATTATTATTGTCTAACGGATACGATCGATTGGAAATTATGGATAAATGGATTTTGAGTAAATTGACTCGAATGGTGGATAAAGTAATCGGAGGAATGgaaaattacgatttttatatttgtacgaacgctttaaaaaaatttctgtatttcgaattttgtgatatttatttg GAAACGACTAAAAGAGGTTTACGTTGTTCCGAAAGTAGCTCAAAGGCGCCTGGTCATGTACGGACACTTTTGACGTGTTTGGACGTTGCCTTAAGAGCTTTAGGGCCTTTCATGCCCTATTTAACCGAACATCTACATTCCCGTTTACCTCAATTACCgggagaagaaaaaatattctgttttcctCAA AAATTGAATTACCTCGACGATAATCTGGAGAAAAACGTTGAAGATATTTTGGAAATCGTAGCGGCTATAAGAAGATTGAAGAAGATTTTCAACGTTAGCGTCAAGACGCAACCGAAAC TATTAATTTCGACGTCATCGCTTTGTATAACAAACAATTCGACGGTAATACAAGATTTAACCGGTTTTAACGATATCGAAGTATCGAACGAAGtaaaagatgatttttcgaaaaattgccTTAAAGATAAAATCGGcgaaacgaaaatatatttggaaatgtcTGAGGAAAttcgaaaaacgttacaattcGATTTGGAtaaaatggaaaagaagaagaaaaaattggagAAGGAATTGGAGAAAATTAAGAAGATGGTATCGGGGTCTACGTATAAAATGAACGTCGGTTTGGAAAAACGAGAAATTCATTCGAAAAAg attatATTATTGGAAGAACAGTTAACGAGACTcgattatatgaaaaatgttattaaataa
- the LOC130894761 gene encoding probable valine--tRNA ligase, cytoplasmic isoform X1, producing the protein MYNMITLRIKKIQNNIWYSSYAKTKTLDQAYVPHKVECSSKTNYFKPPVKNVKPFSLVLPPPNITGTLHLGHALTATIQDVLIRWKQMQGVKTSWIPGMDHAGIATQIILEKLLWKENQQTRQEIGRDLFLEKVNNWKNEKSSVIRKQLERMGVLLDWDKEIFTLDQQRSKAVQEAFIRLFDLGLIYRADALVNWSCILKSAISDIEVEQLSINGLTKISIPGYENPVEFGIITKFAYLIDGTDEEIVVATTRMETMLGDVAVAVHPEDSRYSNYIGKRLKHPFRNDMIPVIADTFVDRDYGTGAVKITPAHNFTDYDVAKKHNLKPLSVIDESGNLTSNCGKFSGLPRFEARSVIAEELSKLGLFKGTEEHPMSIPICSRTKDVIEYLIRPQWFVDCKSMAAEAVRTVKEGRLSIEPKSLEKTWFAWLENIRDWCISRQLWWGHRVPAYSCSSIKTGTTVWVAAGNEQTAITKGAAQLGVDTSDIRVKRDEDVLDTWFSSGLLPFASLGWPDKTIDFEKFYPLSLMETGHDILFFWVARMVMLGIQLTDRLPFDKIFLHGIICDFYGRKMSKSLGNVVAPEDVIDGISLEEMEEATKRNYNIGILSKEEFERSIQGQRKMFPRGIPECGSDALRFTLLSHNVKNTFINFDVNECYTNKLFCNKIWQATKFTKTWYDKRQELLLSNGYDRLEIMDKWILSKLTRMVDKVIGGMENYDFYICTNALKKFLYFEFCDIYLETTKRGLRCSESSSKAPGHVRTLLTCLDVALRALGPFMPYLTEHLHSRLPQLPGEEKIFCFPQKLNYLDDNLEKNVEDILEIVAAIRRLKKIFNVSVKTQPKLLISTSSLCITNNSTVIQDLTGFNDIEVSNEVKDDFSKNCLKDKIGETKIYLEMSEEIRKTLQFDLDKMEKKKKKLEKELEKIKKMVSGSTYKMNVGLEKREIHSKKIILLEEQLTRLDYMKNVIK; encoded by the exons atgtataatatgATAACGTTacgaattaaaaaaatccaaaataacatTTGGTATTCTTCGTACGCCAAAACCAAGACTTTAGACCAAGCTTACGTACCACACAAAGTAGAATGTTCGTCTAAAACGAATTATTTTAAGCCTCCTGTTAAAAATGTGAAACCTTTTAGTTTAGTTCTACCACCTCCAAATATAACTGGAACTTTACATTTAGGACACGCACTTACCGCTACAATACAGGACGTTCTAATAAGAtg GAAACAAATGCAAGGTGTAAAAACATCTTGGATACCGGGTATGGATCACGCCGGTATAGCTACACAAATTATTCtcgaaaaattattatggaagGAAAATCAACAAACACGACAAGAAATTGGTAGagatttatttttggaaaaagtgAATAATTGGAAGAATGAAAAAAGCTCCGTTATTA GAAAACAACTTGAACGTATGGGAGTTTTACTTGATTGggataaagaaatttttacatTAGACCAACAGAGATCGAAAGCAGTACAAGAAGCTTTTATAAGATTATTTGATCTTGGGCTTATATATAG aGCAGATGCTCTGGTAAATTGGTCTTGTATATTAAAATCTGCTATATCTGATATAGAAGTGGAACAACTCTCCATTAATGGATTAACTAAAATTTCCATTCCTGGATACGAAAATCCAGTAGAATTTggtattattacaaaatttgcttatttaATAGATGGTACAG acgAAGAAATAGTTGTAGCAACAACTCGTATGGAAACTATGTTAGGTGATGTCGCCGTGGCTGTCCATCCAGAAGATTCTAGATATTCTAATTATATAGGGAAGCGGTTAAAGCATCCATTTAGGAATGATATGATTCCTGTGATTGCTGATACTTTCGTAGATCGAGATTATGGAACAG gCGCCGTAAAAATTACACCCGCTCATAATTTTACCGATTACGACGTAGcgaaaaaacataatttaaaacctTTGTCGGTAATCGATGAAAGCGGTAATTTAACTTCGAATTGCGGTAAATTTTCCGGATTACCTCGATTCGAAGCTCGATCGGTCATCGCCGAAGAACTAAGTAAATTGGGATTGTTCAAAGGTACGGAGGAACATCCGATGTCGATTCCGATTTGCAG tcGTACCAAAGACGTAATCGAATATCTAATACGTCCGCAATGGTTCGTCGATTGTAAATCGATGGCAGCTGAAGCCGTACGTACAGTTAAAGAAGGTCGTTTATCAATCGAACCCAAATCTTTAGAAAAAACTTGGTTCGCTTGGTTAGAAAACATACG agaTTGGTGTATATCGAGACAATTATGGTGGGGACATCGAGTACCGGCTTATTCGTGTTCGAGCATCAAAACCGGAACGACCGTATGGGTAGCTGCTGGAAACGAACAAACGGCTATTACGAAAGGTGCTGCACAACTAGGAGTCGATACGTCCGATATCCGAGTTAAAAGAGACGAAGATGTTTTGGATACTTGGTTTTCTTCTGGACTCCTTCCATTCGCTTCATTAGGTTGGCCGGATAAG acgatcgattttgaaaaattctatcCGTTATCTTTGATGGAAACCGGTCACGACATTTTGTTTTTCTGGGTGGCGCGAATGGTTATGCTGGGAATTCAACTTACCGATCGATTACctttcgataaaatttttcttcacgGTATCATTTGCGACTTTTACGGTAGAAAGATGTCGAAAAGTTTGGGAAACGTCGTAGCGCCCGAAGATGTGATAGACGGAATTAGCCTCGAG GAAATGGAAGAAGCGACTAAAAGAAATTACAACATCGGAATTTTATCGAAAGAGGAATTCGAACGATCAATTCAAGgtcaaagaaaaatgtttccGCGAGGAATTCCCGAATGCGGTTCGGACGCGTTAAGATTCACTCTATTATCTCATAACGTGAAAA ATACGTTTATAAATTTCGACGTGAACGAATGTTATAcgaataaattgttttgtaataaaatttggCAGGCGACTAAATTTACCAAAACTTGGTACGATAAACGACAAGAATTATTATTGTCTAACGGATACGATCGATTGGAAATTATGGATAAATGGATTTTGAGTAAATTGACTCGAATGGTGGATAAAGTAATCGGAGGAATGgaaaattacgatttttatatttgtacgaacgctttaaaaaaatttctgtatttcgaattttgtgatatttatttg GAAACGACTAAAAGAGGTTTACGTTGTTCCGAAAGTAGCTCAAAGGCGCCTGGTCATGTACGGACACTTTTGACGTGTTTGGACGTTGCCTTAAGAGCTTTAGGGCCTTTCATGCCCTATTTAACCGAACATCTACATTCCCGTTTACCTCAATTACCgggagaagaaaaaatattctgttttcctCAA AAATTGAATTACCTCGACGATAATCTGGAGAAAAACGTTGAAGATATTTTGGAAATCGTAGCGGCTATAAGAAGATTGAAGAAGATTTTCAACGTTAGCGTCAAGACGCAACCGAAAC TATTAATTTCGACGTCATCGCTTTGTATAACAAACAATTCGACGGTAATACAAGATTTAACCGGTTTTAACGATATCGAAGTATCGAACGAAGtaaaagatgatttttcgaaaaattgccTTAAAGATAAAATCGGcgaaacgaaaatatatttggaaatgtcTGAGGAAAttcgaaaaacgttacaattcGATTTGGAtaaaatggaaaagaagaagaaaaaattggagAAGGAATTGGAGAAAATTAAGAAGATGGTATCGGGGTCTACGTATAAAATGAACGTCGGTTTGGAAAAACGAGAAATTCATTCGAAAAAg attatATTATTGGAAGAACAGTTAACGAGACTcgattatatgaaaaatgttattaaataa
- the LOC130894762 gene encoding uncharacterized protein LOC130894762, with protein sequence MMDIERTQSHDLKCSICKNYLNIPPVLTSDDGKITKCGRCQYKGPILNNRNTLYESIGSKLRFPCMNPECKDRMSWNEVQRHERSCQFRRISCPFWNCRDKNISFILSNDVSHFETCHPGSMHYGPITLNFKVITHHQSFIKLLIINDTPFLMFIHCLKFGETAVLIGVFSCDNRQHDFEIKIRSDTDSNRFTLFKEKVPLYDEQQHCLYCLQNICFLEHHKFSKKHPDNQQQRYELYSNIDVAAAKSLLQTENLMFDISVTERRNEENGSIISRNSD encoded by the coding sequence ATGATGGATATAGAGAGGACGCAAAGTCACGATTTAAAATGTAGTATATGcaagaattatttgaatataccTCCGGTATTAACATCGGACGACGGTAAAATAACGAAATGCGGTAGATGCCAATACAAAGGACCGATATTAAATAACAGAAACACCTTATACGAATCCATCGGTTCGAAATTGAGATTTCCTTGTATGAATCCTGAATGTAAAGATAGGATGTCTTGGAACGAGGTACAAAGACACGAGAGATCCTGCCAATTTCGAAGGATATCTTGCCCGTTTTGGAATTGCCgagataaaaatataagtttCATTTTATCGAACGACGTCAGCCATTTCGAGACTTGTCATCCGGGATCGATGCACTACGGACCGATTACTCTAAATTTTAAAGTCATAACGCATCATCAATCTTTTATAAAATTGCTCATAATAAACGATACGCCGTTTTTGATGTTTATACATTgtctaaaattcggcgaaacCGCCGTTCTAATCGGCGTATTTTCTTGCGATAATCGACAACACgatttcgaaattaaaattcGTTCGGATACCGATTCGAATAGATTTACTTTATTCAAAGAGAAAGTACCGTTGTACGACGAACAACAACATTGCCTCTATTGTTTGCAGAACATCTGTTTTTTGGAACAtcacaaattttcgaaaaaacatcCCGACAATCAACAACAGAGATACGAATTGTATTCGAATATCGACGTGGCGGCCGCTAAATCATTATTGCAAACCGAAAATTTGATGTTCGATATTAGCGTCACCGAACGTAGAAACGAAGAAAACGGCAGTattattagtagaaatagcgattaa
- the LOC130894959 gene encoding prostaglandin E synthase 2 — MQIFSKRIIAQILCSPCRRVTVDKRFLRNSSTNKLLKGTFRIGLTGITVGALLGTGYSIHYYNKPRAHILNEEITIPTVKEIPDIKPTRVIKNYQDRSGLELTLYQYQTCPFCCKVRAFLDYYGISYNVIEVDPVLRQAIKWSPYRKVPILVAKVDDGFQPLNDSTMIISALASYLFDNNNKNLPEIVKCFPLISYVDDDGIKKNEIMNRYFLMLNNVKYQTAEEINSEERKWRKWADNVLVHTLSPNVYRTKDEALQAFNWFSEVGEWEANFPIWERYLMIYVGASAMWLIGKKLKKRHNLKDDVRQSLYDECNYWLRAVKSKGGQFMGGSRPNLADLAVYGVLSSIEGCLAFKDLLENTKIGGWYYNMKRNIAQHEGATMI, encoded by the exons atgcagatattttcaaaaagaattatAGCACAAATATTATGTTCGCCGTGTAGAAGGGTAACCGTAGACAAAAGATTTCTCAGAAATTCATCTacgaataaattattaaaaggtACTTTTAGAATAGGACTTACAGGTATAACGGTAGGCGCTTTACTCGGAACTGGATATTCTATACATTATTATAACAAACCACGTGCTCAcattttaaatgaagaaattacgATTCCTACAGTAAAAGAAATACCGGACATCAAACCCACCAGAGTT ataaaaaattaccaaGATCGTAGTGGCTTAGAATTAACACTGTATCAGTATCAAACTTGTCCATTTTGTTGCAAAGTAAGAGCTTTCTTAGATTACTACGGTATATCTTATAACGTTATTGAAGTTGATCCTGTATTACGACAAGCTATTAAATGGTCACCTTATCGTAAAGTACCGATTTTAGTAGCCAAAGTAGACGATGGATTTCAA CCTTTAAATGATAGTACTATGATTATATCTGCTTTGGCTTCTTACTTATTTGATAATAACAATAAGAATTTGCCAGAAATAGTTAAATGTTTCCCACTGATTAGTTATGTAGATGATGATGGTattaaaaagaatgaaattatgaatagGTACTTCCTCATGCTGAATAATGTGAAATATCAAACCGCAGAAGAAATAAACAG CGAGGAAAGGAAATGGAGAAAATGGGCAGACAATGTACTGGTACATACGTTATCCCCCAACGTATACAGGACAAAAGATGAAGCTTTACAAGCTTTCAACTGGTTTTCAGAAGTGGGTGAATGGGAAGCGAATTTTCCCATATGGGAACGTTACCTCATGATTTACGTTGGAGCGTCTGCGATGTGGTTGATAGGAAAGAAGTTGAAAAAGAGACACAACCTTAAAGATGACGTTAGACAATCGCTGTATGATGAATGTAATTATTGGTTGAGAGCGGTCAAATCCAAAGGCGGACAGTTTATGGGTGGATCGCGACCGAATTTAGCAGATTTAGCCGTATACGGAGTTTTGAGTAGCATAGAAGGGTGTCTAGCTTTTAAAGATTTGctggaaaatacaaaaattggcGGGTGGTACTACAATATGAAAAGGAATATTGCTCAACACGAGGGGGCTACAATgatataa